One stretch of Streptomyces agglomeratus DNA includes these proteins:
- the rplE gene encoding 50S ribosomal protein L5 encodes MTTTTAPRLKLRYREEIAGKLREEFSYENVMQIPGLVKIVVNMGVGDAARDSKLIDGAIRDLTTITGQKPAVTKARKSIAQFKLREGQPIGCHVTLRGDRMWEFLDRTLSLALPRIRDFRGLSPKQFDGRGNYTFGLTEQVMFHEIDQDKIDRVRGMDITVVTTATNDDEGRALLRHLGFPFKEN; translated from the coding sequence ATGACTACCACCACCGCGCCGCGTCTGAAGCTGCGCTACCGCGAGGAGATCGCGGGCAAGCTGCGTGAAGAGTTCTCCTACGAGAACGTCATGCAGATCCCCGGTCTCGTCAAGATCGTGGTCAACATGGGTGTGGGCGACGCCGCCCGCGACTCCAAGCTGATCGATGGCGCGATTCGCGACCTCACCACGATCACCGGCCAGAAGCCGGCCGTCACCAAGGCCCGGAAGTCCATCGCGCAGTTCAAGCTGCGCGAGGGTCAGCCGATCGGCTGCCACGTCACCCTCCGCGGTGACCGCATGTGGGAGTTCCTGGACCGTACGCTGTCGCTCGCGCTGCCGCGTATCCGTGACTTCCGTGGTCTGTCGCCGAAGCAGTTCGACGGCCGTGGCAACTACACCTTCGGTCTCACGGAGCAGGTCATGTTCCACGAGATCGACCAGGACAAGATCGACCGGGTCCGGGGCATGGACATCACCGTGGTCACCACGGCGACCAACGACGACGAGGGTCGTGCCCTCCTTCGTCACCTCGGCTTCCCGTTCAAGGAGAACTGA
- the rplX gene encoding 50S ribosomal protein L24 translates to MKIKKGDLVQVITGKDKGKQGKVILAVPRENRVLVEGVNRVKKHTKAGQTARGSQTGGIVTTEALIHVSNVQLVVEKDGKKVVTRVGYRFDDEGNKIRVAKRTGEDI, encoded by the coding sequence ATGAAGATCAAGAAGGGCGACCTGGTTCAGGTCATCACCGGTAAGGACAAGGGCAAGCAGGGCAAGGTCATTCTGGCCGTTCCCCGCGAGAACCGCGTCCTGGTCGAGGGTGTCAACCGGGTCAAGAAGCACACGAAGGCCGGTCAGACCGCTCGCGGTTCGCAGACCGGTGGCATTGTGACGACCGAGGCCCTGATCCACGTCAGCAACGTTCAGCTGGTCGTGGAGAAGGACGGCAAGAAGGTCGTTACTCGCGTCGGCTACCGCTTTGACGACGAGGGCAACAAGATCCGCGTTGCCAAGCGCACCGGTGAGGACATCTGA
- the infA gene encoding translation initiation factor IF-1, with protein sequence MAKKQGAIEIEGTVIESLPNAMFKVELQNGHKVLAHISGKMRMHYIRILPDDRVVVELSPYDLTRGRIVYRYK encoded by the coding sequence GTGGCCAAGAAGCAAGGTGCCATCGAAATCGAGGGCACCGTGATCGAGTCCCTCCCGAACGCAATGTTCAAGGTGGAACTTCAGAACGGTCACAAAGTCCTAGCGCACATCAGCGGCAAGATGCGTATGCACTACATCCGCATCCTCCCGGATGACCGGGTCGTCGTGGAGCTGTCTCCGTACGACCTGACGCGTGGCCGGATCGTCTACCGGTACAAGTAG
- the rpsE gene encoding 30S ribosomal protein S5 — protein MAGPQRRGSGAGGGERRDRKGRDGGAAAEKTAYVERVVAINRVAKVVKGGRRFSFTALVVVGDGDGTVGVGYGKAKEVPAAIAKGVEEAKKSFFKVPRIQGTIPHPIQGEKAAGVVLLKPASPGTGVIAGGPVRAVLECAGVHDILSKSLGSSNPINIVHATVTALKGLQRPEEIAARRGLPLEDVAPAALLRARAGAGA, from the coding sequence ATGGCTGGACCCCAGCGCCGCGGAAGCGGTGCCGGTGGCGGCGAGCGGCGGGACCGGAAGGGTCGCGACGGTGGCGCTGCCGCCGAGAAGACCGCTTACGTTGAGCGCGTTGTCGCGATCAACCGTGTCGCCAAGGTTGTCAAGGGTGGTCGCCGCTTCAGCTTCACCGCGCTGGTCGTGGTGGGCGACGGTGACGGCACTGTAGGCGTCGGATACGGCAAGGCCAAGGAAGTTCCCGCGGCCATCGCCAAGGGCGTTGAAGAGGCCAAGAAGTCCTTCTTCAAGGTTCCGCGCATCCAGGGCACCATCCCTCACCCGATTCAGGGCGAGAAGGCTGCGGGCGTCGTCCTGCTCAAGCCGGCTTCCCCCGGTACCGGCGTTATCGCCGGTGGCCCGGTGCGTGCCGTACTCGAGTGCGCCGGCGTTCACGACATCCTGTCGAAGTCGCTCGGCTCGTCGAACCCCATCAACATCGTCCACGCGACTGTGACGGCCCTCAAGGGTCTCCAGCGTCCCGAGGAGATCGCGGCTCGCCGTGGTCTGCCCCTCGAGGACGTGGCCCCCGCGGCCCTGCTCCGTGCGCGTGCGGGAGCGGGTGCGTAA
- the secY gene encoding preprotein translocase subunit SecY, whose protein sequence is MLTAFARAFKTPDLRKKLLFTLGIIVLYRLGAHVPVPGVNYKNVQICVDSAETGGLFGLVNLFSGGALLQITIFALGIMPYITASIILQLLTVVIPRLEALKKEGQSGTAKITQYTRYLTVALAVLQGTGLVATARNGAIFQGCQVADQIVPDKSIFVTITMVITMTAGTAAVMWLGELVTDRGIGNGMSILMFISIAAGFPGALWAIKKKGELADGWIEFGIVILVGFAMVGLVVFVEQAQRRIPVQYAKRMIGRKSYGGTSTYIPLKVNQAGVIPVIFASSLLYIPMLIVQFSGGGANSSWGRWIQGNFVDGEPIYIATYFLLIVFFAFFYVAISFNPEEVADNMKKYGGFIPGIRAGRPTAEYLSYVLNRITWPGSLYLGLIALVPTMALAGFGANADFPFGGTSILIIVGVGLETVKQIESQLQQRNYEGFLR, encoded by the coding sequence GTGCTCACCGCGTTCGCCCGGGCGTTCAAGACGCCCGACCTGCGCAAGAAGCTGCTCTTCACACTGGGCATCATCGTGCTGTACAGGCTCGGGGCCCACGTTCCGGTTCCCGGCGTCAACTACAAGAACGTGCAGATCTGTGTCGACTCGGCAGAGACGGGCGGGCTCTTCGGGCTCGTCAACCTGTTCAGCGGTGGCGCTCTGTTGCAGATCACGATCTTTGCGCTCGGCATCATGCCGTACATCACGGCGAGCATCATCCTTCAGCTTCTGACCGTGGTGATCCCGCGACTGGAGGCCCTCAAGAAGGAGGGACAGTCCGGAACCGCCAAGATCACGCAGTACACGCGGTACCTGACGGTCGCCCTGGCCGTGCTCCAGGGCACCGGTCTGGTGGCCACCGCCCGTAACGGCGCCATCTTCCAGGGCTGTCAGGTAGCGGATCAGATCGTCCCGGACAAGTCGATCTTCGTCACGATCACGATGGTGATCACGATGACCGCGGGCACCGCGGCCGTCATGTGGCTCGGTGAGCTCGTCACCGACCGCGGCATCGGCAACGGCATGTCGATCCTGATGTTCATCTCGATCGCCGCCGGCTTCCCGGGCGCCCTGTGGGCCATCAAGAAGAAGGGCGAGCTCGCCGACGGCTGGATCGAGTTCGGCATCGTGATCCTGGTCGGCTTCGCCATGGTCGGCCTCGTGGTCTTCGTCGAGCAGGCGCAGCGCAGGATTCCCGTGCAGTACGCGAAGCGCATGATCGGCCGCAAGTCCTACGGCGGTACGTCCACGTACATCCCCCTGAAGGTGAACCAGGCCGGTGTGATCCCGGTCATCTTCGCCTCGTCCCTGCTCTACATCCCCATGCTGATCGTCCAGTTCAGCGGTGGCGGTGCAAACTCCAGCTGGGGCAGGTGGATTCAGGGGAACTTCGTGGATGGCGAGCCCATCTACATCGCCACGTACTTCTTGTTGATCGTGTTCTTCGCCTTCTTCTATGTGGCGATCTCGTTCAACCCCGAGGAAGTCGCCGACAACATGAAGAAGTATGGTGGCTTCATCCCGGGTATCCGGGCAGGTCGGCCTACCGCCGAGTACCTGAGCTACGTGCTCAACCGGATCACGTGGCCGGGCTCGCTGTATCTGGGTCTGATCGCTCTTGTGCCGACAATGGCGTTGGCGGGCTTCGGCGCGAACGCGGACTTCCCCTTCGGTGGAACAAGCATCCTCATCATCGTGGGTGTGGGTCTGGAGACCGTGAAGCAGATCGAGAGCCAGCTCCAGCAGCGCAATTACGAAGGGTTCCTCCGCTGA
- the rpsM gene encoding 30S ribosomal protein S13 — translation MARLEGVDLPREKRIEVALTYVFGIGRTRAQETLAATGVNPDTRVRDLGEEDLVKIREYVDVNFKTEGDLRREVQADIRRKVEIGCYQGLRHRRGLPVHGQRTSTNARTRKGPRRAIAGKKKPGKK, via the coding sequence ATGGCACGCCTTGAAGGCGTTGACCTCCCGCGCGAAAAGCGTATCGAGGTCGCCCTCACCTACGTCTTCGGCATCGGTCGTACCCGTGCCCAGGAGACTCTCGCCGCTACCGGCGTGAACCCCGACACGCGCGTCCGTGACCTCGGCGAGGAAGACCTCGTCAAGATCCGCGAGTACGTCGACGTCAACTTCAAGACCGAGGGTGACCTCCGTCGCGAGGTGCAGGCCGACATCCGCCGCAAGGTCGAGATCGGCTGCTACCAGGGTCTGCGTCACCGCCGCGGCCTGCCGGTCCACGGCCAGCGCACCAGCACGAACGCTCGTACCCGCAAGGGCCCGCGTCGCGCGATCGCCGGCAAGAAGAAGCCGGGCAAGAAGTAG
- the rpsC gene encoding 30S ribosomal protein S3 produces the protein MGQKVNPHGFRLGITTDFKSRWYADKLYKDYVKEDVAIRRMMTSGMERAGISKVEIERTRDRVRVDIHTARPGIVIGRRGAEADRIRGDLEKLTGKQVQLNILEVKNPEMDAQLVAQAVAEQLSSRVSFRRAMRKSMQGTMKAGAKGIKIQCGGRLGGAEMSRSEFYREGRVPLHTLRANVDYGFFEAKTTFGRIGVKVWIYKGDVKNIAEVRAENAAARAGNRPARGGGAADRPAGGRGGRGGERGGRGRKPQQGAPAAEAPKADAPAAAAPAESTGTEA, from the coding sequence ATGGGCCAGAAGGTAAACCCGCACGGGTTCCGGCTCGGCATCACCACGGACTTCAAGTCCCGTTGGTACGCCGACAAGCTGTACAAGGACTACGTCAAGGAAGACGTCGCCATCCGTCGGATGATGACGTCCGGCATGGAGCGCGCCGGCATCTCGAAGGTTGAGATCGAGCGCACCCGTGACCGCGTGCGTGTGGACATCCACACCGCTCGTCCGGGCATCGTCATCGGCCGCCGTGGCGCCGAGGCCGACCGCATCCGCGGTGACCTCGAGAAGCTCACGGGCAAGCAGGTCCAGCTGAACATCCTCGAGGTCAAGAACCCTGAGATGGACGCTCAGCTGGTTGCCCAGGCCGTTGCCGAGCAGCTCTCCTCCCGCGTCTCCTTCCGTCGCGCCATGCGTAAGAGCATGCAGGGCACGATGAAGGCCGGCGCCAAGGGCATCAAGATCCAGTGTGGTGGCCGTCTCGGCGGCGCCGAGATGTCCCGGTCCGAGTTCTACCGCGAGGGTCGTGTGCCGCTGCACACGCTGCGCGCGAACGTGGACTACGGCTTCTTCGAGGCCAAGACCACCTTCGGCCGTATCGGCGTGAAGGTCTGGATCTACAAGGGCGACGTCAAGAACATCGCCGAGGTCCGTGCCGAGAACGCCGCGGCCCGTGCGGGTAACCGCCCGGCCCGTGGTGGCGGCGCGGCCGACCGTCCGGCCGGTGGCCGTGGCGGACGTGGTGGCGAGCGTGGCGGCCGCGGCCGCAAGCCGCAGCAGGGCGCACCGGCAGCAGAGGCCCCCAAGGCCGACGCTCCCGCCGCCGCTGCTCCGGCTGAGAGCACCGGAACGGAGGCCTGA
- the rpmD gene encoding 50S ribosomal protein L30, with amino-acid sequence MARLQITQTKSYIGSKQNHRDTLRSLGLKRLNDVVVKEDRPEFRGMVHTVRHLVTVEEVD; translated from the coding sequence ATGGCCCGTCTCCAGATCACGCAGACGAAGTCGTACATCGGCAGCAAGCAGAACCACCGCGACACCCTGCGTTCGCTCGGGCTCAAGCGCCTGAACGACGTGGTTGTCAAGGAGGACCGCCCCGAGTTCCGCGGAATGGTTCACACCGTCCGCCACCTCGTGACGGTTGAGGAGGTCGACTGA
- the rplN gene encoding 50S ribosomal protein L14, which yields MIQQESRLRVADNTGAKEILTIRVLGGSGRRYAGIGDVIVATVKDAIPGGNVKKGDVVKAVIVRTVKERRRQDGSYIRFDENAAVILKNDGDPRGTRIFGPVGRELREKKFMKIISLAPEVL from the coding sequence GTGATCCAGCAGGAGTCGCGACTGCGTGTCGCCGACAACACGGGTGCGAAGGAAATTCTCACCATCCGTGTTCTCGGTGGCTCGGGTCGCCGCTACGCGGGCATCGGCGACGTCATCGTCGCCACCGTCAAGGACGCGATCCCCGGCGGCAACGTGAAGAAGGGTGACGTCGTCAAGGCGGTCATCGTTCGCACCGTCAAGGAGCGCCGCCGCCAGGACGGCTCGTACATCCGCTTCGACGAGAACGCCGCTGTCATTCTCAAGAACGACGGCGACCCTCGTGGCACCCGTATCTTCGGCCCGGTGGGCCGTGAGCTGCGCGAGAAGAAGTTCATGAAGATCATCTCGCTCGCGCCGGAGGTGCTGTAA
- the rplF gene encoding 50S ribosomal protein L6, whose translation MSRIGKLPIQVPAGVDVTIDGRTVAVKGPKGSLSHTVAAPIEVTKGEDGVLSVTRPNDERQNKALHGLSRTLVANMITGVTTGYTKALEISGVGYRVQAKGSNLEFALGYSHPIVVEAPEGITFKVESPTKLSVEGIDKQKVGEVAANIRKLRKPDPYKAKGVKYAGEVIRRKVGKAGK comes from the coding sequence ATGTCGCGAATCGGCAAGCTCCCCATCCAGGTTCCCGCCGGTGTGGACGTCACCATCGATGGCCGCACGGTCGCGGTGAAGGGCCCCAAGGGTTCCCTCTCGCACACCGTCGCCGCGCCGATCGAGGTCACCAAGGGTGAGGACGGCGTGCTCAGCGTCACCCGCCCGAACGACGAGCGTCAGAACAAGGCCCTTCACGGCCTGTCCCGCACGCTGGTGGCGAACATGATCACCGGCGTGACCACGGGTTACACGAAGGCGCTCGAGATCAGCGGTGTCGGTTACCGCGTCCAGGCGAAGGGCTCCAACCTGGAGTTCGCCCTGGGCTACAGCCACCCGATCGTCGTTGAGGCCCCCGAGGGCATCACCTTCAAGGTCGAGTCGCCCACGAAGCTCAGCGTCGAGGGCATCGACAAGCAGAAGGTCGGCGAGGTCGCCGCTAACATCCGCAAGCTGCGGAAGCCCGACCCGTACAAGGCCAAGGGCGTCAAGTACGCCGGCGAGGTTATCCGCCGCAAGGTTGGAAAGGCGGGTAAGTAA
- the rplO gene encoding 50S ribosomal protein L15: MAENNPLKVHNLRPAPGAKTAKTRVGRGEASKGKTAGRGTKGTKARYQVPQRFEGGQMPLHMRLPKLKGFKNPFRTEYQVVNLDKLADLYPQGGEVTVADLVAKGAVRKNQLVKVLGAGEVSVALTVTVDAVSASAKEKIAAAGGTVTELV, translated from the coding sequence ATGGCGGAGAACAACCCGCTGAAGGTCCACAACCTCCGGCCCGCCCCGGGCGCCAAGACCGCCAAGACCCGTGTGGGTCGTGGTGAGGCGTCCAAGGGTAAGACCGCAGGTCGTGGTACCAAGGGCACCAAGGCCCGTTACCAGGTTCCGCAGCGCTTCGAGGGCGGGCAGATGCCCCTCCACATGCGTCTGCCGAAGCTCAAGGGCTTCAAGAACCCGTTCCGCACCGAGTACCAGGTCGTGAACCTGGACAAGCTCGCCGACCTCTACCCGCAGGGTGGAGAGGTCACGGTGGCCGATCTGGTCGCCAAGGGTGCGGTCCGTAAGAACCAGCTCGTCAAGGTGCTCGGCGCCGGCGAGGTCTCCGTGGCGCTGACGGTGACGGTTGACGCCGTTTCCGCCTCCGCCAAGGAGAAGATCGCTGCCGCTGGCGGCACCGTCACCGAGCTCGTCTGA
- the map gene encoding type I methionyl aminopeptidase has protein sequence MVEIKTPEQIAKMREAGLVVAAVHAATREAAVPGATTRDLDEVSRKVLAEHGAKSNFLGYGGFPATICTSVNEVVVHGIPDEKTVLKDGDIISIDAGAIVDGWHGDAAYTAFVGTGHAPELIELSRVTEESMWAGLAAMKLGNRLVDISKAIESYIRRQPRPATGKYGIIEDYGGHGIGSEMHMDPHLLNYVTRKRGKGPKLVPGFCLAIEPMVSLGTARTDVLEDNWTVVTTDGTWSSHWEHSVALTEEGPLVLTAVDGGKAKLAEYGVTAAPDPLA, from the coding sequence ATGGTGGAGATCAAGACCCCCGAGCAGATCGCGAAGATGCGCGAGGCGGGGCTGGTCGTCGCCGCCGTCCACGCGGCCACGCGCGAGGCGGCCGTGCCGGGCGCCACCACCCGGGACCTGGACGAGGTCTCCCGCAAGGTGCTCGCCGAGCACGGCGCGAAGTCGAACTTCCTCGGGTACGGCGGTTTCCCCGCGACCATCTGCACCTCGGTCAACGAGGTCGTCGTCCACGGCATCCCGGACGAGAAGACGGTCCTCAAGGACGGCGACATCATCTCGATCGACGCCGGCGCGATCGTCGACGGCTGGCACGGGGACGCGGCGTACACCGCCTTCGTCGGTACGGGTCACGCGCCCGAGCTGATCGAGCTCTCCCGGGTGACCGAGGAGTCGATGTGGGCCGGCCTGGCCGCGATGAAGCTGGGCAACCGGCTGGTCGACATCTCCAAGGCGATCGAGTCGTACATCCGCCGCCAGCCCCGTCCGGCGACGGGCAAGTACGGGATCATCGAGGACTACGGCGGCCACGGCATCGGCTCCGAGATGCACATGGACCCGCACCTGCTGAACTACGTCACGCGCAAGCGCGGCAAGGGCCCGAAGCTGGTCCCCGGCTTCTGCCTGGCGATCGAGCCGATGGTGAGCCTCGGTACGGCGCGCACGGATGTCCTGGAGGACAACTGGACCGTCGTCACCACCGACGGCACCTGGTCCTCGCACTGGGAGCACTCCGTGGCGCTGACGGAGGAGGGGCCGTTGGTCCTGACCGCCGTCGACGGCGGCAAGGCGAAGCTGGCGGAGTACGGCGTGACCGCCGCGCCGGACCCGCTCGCCTGA
- the rplR gene encoding 50S ribosomal protein L18, translating to MAYGVKIAKGDAYKRAAIKRRHIRVRKHVSGTPERPRLVVTRSNRNIVAQVIDDIAGHTLASASTLDASIRGGEADKSAQAQQVGALVAERAKAAGVEAVVFDRGGNRYAGRIAALADAAREAGLKF from the coding sequence ATGGCATACGGTGTAAAGATCGCCAAGGGTGACGCGTACAAGCGCGCTGCCATCAAGCGCCGCCACATCCGCGTCCGCAAGCACGTCTCCGGTACGCCGGAGCGTCCTCGCCTGGTCGTGACGCGCTCCAACCGCAACATCGTTGCTCAGGTCATCGACGACATCGCGGGCCACACGCTCGCGTCGGCGTCGACCTTGGACGCTTCGATCCGCGGTGGCGAGGCCGACAAGAGCGCCCAGGCCCAGCAGGTCGGCGCGCTTGTCGCCGAGCGTGCCAAGGCTGCCGGCGTCGAGGCCGTCGTGTTCGACCGTGGTGGCAACAGGTACGCCGGGCGCATTGCCGCTCTGGCTGACGCCGCCCGCGAAGCCGGGCTGAAGTTCTAA
- the rpmC gene encoding 50S ribosomal protein L29, with product MAAGTKATELRELNDEDLVAKLREAKEELFNLRFQAATGQLENHGRLKSVRKDIARIYTLMRERELGIETVESA from the coding sequence ATGGCGGCCGGTACCAAGGCGACCGAGCTGCGCGAGCTCAACGACGAGGACCTCGTCGCGAAGCTGCGTGAGGCCAAGGAAGAACTGTTCAATCTCCGCTTCCAGGCGGCGACCGGACAGCTCGAGAACCACGGCCGGCTCAAGTCCGTCCGTAAGGACATCGCCCGGATCTACACCCTGATGCGTGAGCGCGAGCTGGGCATCGAGACGGTGGAGAGCGCCTGA
- the rpsQ gene encoding 30S ribosomal protein S17: MSEKTVTETNTDRGFRKTREGLVVSDKMDKTVVVAVEDRVKHALYGKVIRRTNKLKAHDEQNAAGVGDRVLIMETRPLSASKRWRIVEILEKAK; this comes from the coding sequence ATGAGCGAGAAGACTGTGACTGAGACCAACACCGACCGCGGCTTCCGCAAGACCCGCGAGGGTCTCGTCGTCAGCGACAAGATGGACAAGACCGTCGTCGTCGCTGTCGAGGATCGCGTCAAGCACGCCCTGTACGGCAAGGTCATCCGCCGTACGAACAAGCTCAAGGCTCACGACGAGCAGAACGCTGCCGGCGTCGGCGACCGCGTCCTCATCATGGAGACGCGTCCGCTGTCGGCGAGCAAGCGCTGGCGCATCGTCGAGATCCTCGAGAAGGCCAAGTAA
- a CDS encoding adenylate kinase gives MRIVLVGPPGAGKGTQAAFLAKNLSIPHISTGDLFRANISQGTDLGKQAKAFMDAGNLVPDEVTIGMAKDRMAQADAEGGFLLDGFPRNVSQAVALDASLKAEGQQLDGVLDLEVPEDEVVKRIAGRRTCRNDSSHVFHVTYSPPKEDGVCDVCGGELYQRGDDTEETVRRRLEVYHSETEPIIDHYKAQGLVVTISALGKVDEVTKRAMEALKKSSDEG, from the coding sequence ATGCGAATCGTCCTCGTCGGGCCGCCCGGTGCCGGCAAGGGAACGCAGGCCGCGTTCCTTGCCAAGAACCTGTCGATCCCGCACATCTCAACGGGCGACCTCTTCCGAGCCAACATCAGCCAGGGCACCGACCTTGGCAAGCAGGCGAAGGCGTTCATGGACGCCGGCAACCTGGTACCGGACGAGGTCACCATCGGGATGGCCAAGGACCGCATGGCCCAGGCCGACGCCGAGGGCGGTTTCCTGCTGGACGGCTTCCCGCGGAACGTCTCGCAGGCCGTGGCGCTCGACGCGTCGCTGAAGGCCGAGGGCCAGCAGCTCGACGGCGTGCTGGACCTGGAAGTCCCCGAGGACGAGGTCGTGAAGCGGATCGCGGGCCGTCGTACCTGCCGCAACGACTCGAGCCACGTCTTCCACGTGACGTACAGCCCGCCCAAGGAAGACGGCGTCTGTGATGTCTGCGGCGGCGAGCTCTACCAGCGCGGTGACGACACCGAGGAAACGGTGCGGCGCCGGCTGGAGGTCTACCACAGCGAGACCGAGCCGATCATCGACCACTACAAGGCTCAGGGCCTGGTGGTCACCATCTCCGCGCTGGGCAAGGTCGACGAAGTGACCAAGCGCGCGATGGAAGCCCTGAAGAAGTCCTCCGACGAGGGCTGA
- the rpsK gene encoding 30S ribosomal protein S11: MPPKGRQGAVKKVRRKEKKNVAHGHAHIKSTFNNTIVSITDPSGNVISWASAGHVGFKGSRKSTPFAAQMAAESAARRAQEHGMRKVDVFVKGPGSGRETAIRSLQATGLEVGSIQDVTPTPHNGCRPPKRRRV, from the coding sequence ATGCCCCCCAAGGGTCGTCAGGGCGCTGTCAAGAAGGTGCGCCGCAAGGAAAAGAAGAACGTCGCTCATGGGCACGCCCACATCAAGAGCACGTTCAACAACACGATCGTCTCGATCACGGACCCCTCGGGCAACGTGATCTCCTGGGCCTCCGCCGGCCACGTCGGCTTCAAGGGCTCGCGCAAGTCCACCCCCTTCGCCGCGCAGATGGCCGCCGAGTCGGCCGCCCGCCGCGCGCAGGAGCACGGCATGCGCAAGGTTGACGTCTTCGTCAAGGGTCCCGGCTCCGGCCGTGAGACCGCGATCCGCTCCCTCCAGGCCACTGGCCTCGAGGTCGGCTCGATCCAGGACGTCACGCCCACCCCGCACAACGGCTGCCGCCCTCCCAAGCGCCGCCGCGTCTGA
- the rplP gene encoding 50S ribosomal protein L16 has translation MLIPRRVKHRKQHHPKRRGMAKGGTEVAFGEYGIQALTPAYVTNRQIEAARIAMTRHIKRGGKVWINIYPDRPLTKKPAETRMGSGKGSPEWWIANVHPGRVMFELSYPNEKIAREALTRAAHKLPMKCRIVRREAGES, from the coding sequence ATGCTGATCCCTCGTAGGGTCAAGCACCGCAAGCAGCACCACCCCAAGCGCCGTGGTATGGCGAAGGGTGGCACTGAGGTCGCATTCGGCGAGTACGGCATCCAGGCGCTGACCCCGGCCTACGTGACGAACCGCCAGATCGAGGCTGCTCGTATCGCGATGACCCGCCACATCAAGCGTGGCGGCAAGGTCTGGATCAACATCTACCCGGACCGCCCGCTGACGAAGAAGCCTGCCGAGACCCGCATGGGTTCCGGTAAGGGTTCTCCCGAGTGGTGGATCGCGAACGTGCACCCGGGCCGGGTCATGTTCGAGCTGTCCTACCCGAACGAGAAGATTGCTCGTGAGGCGCTCACCCGCGCTGCTCACAAGCTTCCGATGAAGTGCCGGATTGTTCGGCGCGAGGCAGGTGAGTCGTGA
- the rpsH gene encoding 30S ribosomal protein S8 has protein sequence MTMTDPIADMLTRLRNANSAYHDTVAMPHSKIKSHIAEILQQEGFITGWKVEDAEVGKSLVLELKFGPNRERSIAGIKRISKPGLRVYAKSTNLPKVLGGLGVAIISTSHGLLTGQQAGKKGVGGEVLAYVW, from the coding sequence ATGACCATGACTGATCCGATCGCGGACATGCTGACTCGTCTGCGTAACGCGAACTCGGCGTACCACGACACCGTGGCTATGCCGCACAGCAAGATCAAGTCGCACATCGCGGAGATCCTCCAGCAGGAGGGCTTCATCACCGGCTGGAAGGTCGAGGACGCCGAAGTCGGCAAGTCCCTCGTTCTCGAGCTGAAGTTCGGCCCGAACCGTGAGCGCTCCATTGCGGGCATCAAGCGGATCTCGAAGCCGGGTCTGCGTGTGTACGCGAAGTCCACCAACCTGCCGAAGGTTCTCGGCGGCCTGGGCGTGGCGATCATCTCCACGTCCCACGGTCTCCTGACCGGCCAGCAGGCAGGCAAGAAGGGCGTAGGTGGGGAAGTCCTCGCCTACGTCTGGTAG
- the rpmJ gene encoding 50S ribosomal protein L36, which produces MKVKPSVKKICDKCKVIRRHGRVMVICENLRHKQRQG; this is translated from the coding sequence ATGAAGGTCAAGCCGAGCGTCAAGAAGATCTGCGACAAGTGCAAGGTGATCCGCCGTCACGGCCGGGTCATGGTCATCTGCGAAAACCTGCGCCACAAGCAGCGCCAGGGCTGA
- a CDS encoding type Z 30S ribosomal protein S14 has product MAKKALIAKAARKPKFAVRAYTRCQRCGRPHSVYRKFGLCRVCLREMAHRGELPGVTKSSW; this is encoded by the coding sequence GTGGCGAAGAAGGCCCTGATCGCTAAGGCGGCCCGCAAGCCGAAGTTCGCTGTGCGCGCGTACACGCGTTGCCAGCGCTGCGGCCGGCCGCACTCCGTCTACCGCAAGTTCGGCCTGTGCCGCGTGTGCCTTCGTGAGATGGCTCACCGTGGCGAGCTGCCGGGCGTGACCAAGAGCTCCTGGTAG